Proteins co-encoded in one Stomoxys calcitrans chromosome 5, idStoCalc2.1, whole genome shotgun sequence genomic window:
- the LOC106091516 gene encoding dynein axonemal light chain 4: MADDGGNPEKETDKKIIHVYPLVKHSDMNEEMRTEALELTITACEKYASNYEQAARVIKETMDQKFGIYWHVVVGEGFGFEVTYETKNILYLFFAGNLAILLWKCS; the protein is encoded by the exons ATGGCTGATGATGGCGGGAACCCGGAAAAGGAAAccgataaaaaaataattcatgtaTATCCTTTGGTAAAG CACTCGGATATGAACGAGGAAATGCGCACCGAGGCATTGGAATTAACTATAACTGCTTGCGAGAAGTACGCATCTAATTATGAA CAAGCTGCCCGTGTCATAAAAGAAACAATGGACCAAAAATTCGGCATTTACTGGCATGTTGTAGTCGGCGAAGGATTTGGCTTCGAAGTCACTTATGAGACAAAAAATATACTCTATTTGTTTTTCGCCGGCAATTTGGCCATATTGCTATGGAAGTGCTCTTAA